In one window of Lynx canadensis isolate LIC74 chromosome A3, mLynCan4.pri.v2, whole genome shotgun sequence DNA:
- the TLX2 gene encoding T-cell leukemia homeobox protein 2 translates to MEPAVLASHNLPHHEPISFGIDQILSCPEPPGSSLGPGRSGQGHAESVAFSGGFHGTSSYGPAGSLAPLPGSSGMGPGGVIRVPAHRPLPVPPPAGGAPAVPGPSGLGGAGGLAGLTFPWMDSGRRFAKDRLTAALSPFSGTRRIGHPYQNRTPPKRKKPRTSFSRSQVLELERRFLRQKYLASAERAALAKALRMTDAQVKTWFQNRRTKWRRQTAEEREAERHRAGRLLLHLQQDALPRPLRPPLPPDPLCLHNSSLFALQNLQPWAEDNKVASVSGLASVV, encoded by the exons ATGGAGCCGGCGGTCCTGGCCTCGCACAACCTCCCGCACCACGAGCCAATCAGCTTTGGCATCGACCAGATCCTGAGCTGCCCGGAACCCCCCGGGAGCAGCCTAGGCCCCGGTCGGTCGGGCCAGGGCCATGCGGAGAGTGTGGCGTTCTCGGGTGGATTTCACGGAACCTCAAGCTACGGCCCCGCGGGATCGCTGGCCCCCCTACCTGGCAGCTCCGGCATGGGCCCAGGTGGCGTGATCCGCGTCCCGGCGCATCGTCCGCTGCCAGTGCCGCCGCCTGCGGGAGGTGCCCCTGCGGTGCCTGGACCCTCTGGCTTGGGCGGAGCCGGGGGCCTAGCGGGACTCACCTTCCCTTGGATGGACAGCGGCCGCCGCTTTGCCAAGGACCGGCTCACGG CCGCACTCTCGCCCTTCTCCGGGACGCGCCGCATAGGCCACCCCTACCAAAACCGGACCCCTCCGAAGCGGAAGAAGCCGCGCACGTCCTTCTCCCGTTCGCAGGTGCTGGAGCTGGAGCGGCGCTTCCTGCGCCAGAAGTACTTGGCCTCGGCCGAGAGAGCAGCGCTGGCCAAGGCCCTGCGCATGACCGACGCACAGGTCAAGACTTGGTTCCAGAACCGGCGCACCAAGTGGCG GCGCCAGACGGCGGAGGAACGCGAGGCGGAGCGGCACCGCGCGGGCCGGCTGCTCCTGCACCTGCAGCAGGACGCCCTACCCCGGCCTCTGCGGCCGCCGCTGCCCCCCGACCCACTCTGCCTGCACAACTCGTCGCTCTTTGCGCTGCAGAACCTACAGCCCTGGGCCGAGGACAACAAGGTGGCTTCCGTGTCTGGGCTCGCCTCGGTGGTGTGA